The following nucleotide sequence is from Ferroacidibacillus organovorans.
ACGGTTGTCGGGCCTGACGCAGTGCAGTATGGATTGATCAATGAAATCGGCGGACTTGGACTGGCGATGGCAAAGCTTCGGCAGTTGATCGGCGAGTATCGAGGCATGCGCGTAGGGGTGGAGATGACCCAATGATTCTGTGGTCTATCGTCTCTGCAGAAGAGGTGTATGAAGGATTTGGCGCTGCGCAACATGTAAAGCCGCTGACTAGCATTTCGCACAAAGGTGTCACGATGTTGGTTGAGCCGCTTGGGCCGGGTTCGGCAAAGATTCATCGCTTGATTTCACCAAATGCTGCAGACTATCTAAAGGCAGAGTGGCAGCCGGGGAGCGTGATTGCCACAGAAGTCACGCAGACGACAA
It contains:
- a CDS encoding YlzJ-like family protein, yielding MILWSIVSAEEVYEGFGAAQHVKPLTSISHKGVTMLVEPLGPGSAKIHRLISPNAADYLKAEWQPGSVIATEVTQTTTGI